From the Fimbriimonadia bacterium genome, the window CTTCCTGAATGGGCGGTCGCTCGGCATGAGGGCCTCCGACGATGGGCCTGACACAGAATACGGAGTGCCCCCACAGGCGGATCCCCTCTATTGGTCGAATGGCGGCTTCCTGCCGAGCGGGGGCCCACCTCCCGACAAGCCCACCGCGATCTTCGATGGTGGAAACGCACGTAATCTGGATCATCCACCCTTCACCTTCACAGGCGTAGAGTTCGAGCCGGGAACGCTCAAGGCCGTCGCTTACGTCCGAGGAAACGCGGCAGCCACCCACGAGGTCCGGACGCCCGGTGAGGCGACGCAGATTCGGGTGGTCGTGGACGACGCGGGCATCCCGCTTCGGGGGGACGGGCTCGACTGCGTGTGGGTCCGCGTCGAGGTGTTGGATGCTCTGGGAGTCCCCTGCTTCACCAACGGGCTGGCAGTCAGCCTGCGTGCCTCAGGCTCAGCAGAAGTCGTAGGCTCAGACACTATGCCTACGGAGGGTGGCGTGGCGAGCTTCCTGATACGCGGACTGACCCCCGGCTTCACCGAACTGTCTGCTGCCTGCGCGCTCGGGGAGGCACGCTTTCGAGTGAAGGTAGCGGCACCAGACTTGAGACGCGCCCCCCGCGGTGTGTGTTGCCAGGATCGCGCTCCTGCGTTATAATGACCTGGTCGGTCCAAAGAAGGCCGGCCGCCTCAGTATATTTTGGAGCAGATGTGATGCGATACTTAGCGGCTCTTCTTACTAGCTGCCTCGTGATTCCCGTCGTTGCCGACTATGATTTGGACGGATCGAAGTGGTCCCAGAGCGGGTTGGCGGACGTGCATTTCAGCAGCATCCTGTACTCCTTCGACGAGTACAACAATCCTTATTCCAGCTCGTGCGCCACTGCGAATCCATTCGAGGATGACGGCAATCCCGTGACGCTCGGAATGACGATCAACGTCAGCGAGCTGACGGACGGCCTGGTGGACTACTCGTTTATTGCAACCGGCACGCTGGAGCCGCTCACGGGCGAGTTCATCGTGTCACACAACCAGTCCGGCCTGAACATCGAGTTCGACGTGTACGTGCCGGACCTCGGGACGACCCTCACATTCGTGCTAACGAGCGTGGACCAGACGGTTGCGGGCACGGTCACTGGGCATTCGACCTGCTTTATTGGCGGAAGGTGGCGGGATCCGGGCGAGGTAATGACTACGGATCCTTCGCGGACGAAGGCCACGTACAAAGGCTACATCAAGACCCTGTTCAACCCGCCGTGGACCCTGGTGGTGGACAACGTGCGCGGGACGAGTGTGAAGTGCGAGTGCCCTGGCGTGCGCATCAGCGGACGGGTGGAGCCTCAGCTATACAGCGGCTCCGTGAGCGGGCTAGTTGCCGAGGTGTGGGTGCGCAACGGTGTTACTACCGAGTACTTCAACGTGCCGCTCGCGGCTGACGGGTCCTATTCCGTGACCACGCACCTCCCGGGCAGCGTGGAAGTGCTGGCGAAGGTGACGCACTGGCTGCGCGGCAGAGTTACTGGGGTGAACACGAACGGGGGTGACGTTGTCGGCGTGGACTTCTCACTCCTGAACGGTGACCTGGACTTGGACAACGCGGTGACTCTGACGGACCTGAACGGCGTGCTGGTGTGGTTCGGGACCACATCCACGGCCGCCGATCTGGACGGCAGCGGCCTGGTCGGGCTCGAGGATCTCAACATCGTGCTGCTCAACTTCAGCGCCCAAGGCGAGTCGTAACTCTACCGTCCAGCCACCGAAAGAACGGTGTGCCCTGCGGCCCACCAATTCCCTGCAGACGGTCGTCGCCGAGACGGCGACGACCGTCTGCAGAAGTCCGGCCCATGCCTCCGTTGCCCCTGTAGTGGAAGCCATGTGCGGTGTGACCGACCGGGACAGAGGAGCCTCCGCTAAAGGACAACGGAGGCATAAAAGGTCATTCATCCCCCCGCATCCGCGATGATGTGCCGCAGGAAGGTAACCCGTCGGCAGGTGGAGCCACGTTCGACGCGTGGTCTGTGTGACGCGGGTCCCGACCTCGAGCAGATTCAGCCGCAGCGTGCATGAGAAGTCGGAATTGATTGGCGAGGGATCGGTGATAGTTGGTCCGGCCGGAGACCAGGTCCGGCTTCACCTCCTCGATGCGGTTCTCCACGCCGTCCCTTTGGGTAATGATTGCGGCTAGAGCGGATCGTAGGGGGTTTCGCTGTCGAAGGGGCCCATCCAGCCGAGGCCGTGGGCGGCGGGGTTGGCCCGGGGGTACACACCGCTCTTGACCACGGATCGTGCCAAGCGAGCCGCGCCGACGTGACCGTCCACGTAGCCCACCAGTACCCGGCCGGAGTGGCGGAAGTGGAGCGAGGGGTCCATCGAGTAAGGGCTGCCCATCCGGCGGAGCACTTCGTCGGGCGGCTCGAGGAAGGTGTACTCGGCAAGACCTTGGGGACTGCCGATATCGAGGGCACCGTCCGCGAACATCGCCACCTGAGTTGCTCGCGCGATGCTGCCTTCTCTTCGCGACGTGTGATACGCCTCGGGCACGAAGCCCATGTCCCACACGTTGGAGCCAGCTGCGATGTAGTTGTATACGTAGCCGCCCGCGCCGAGGGAGAAGCCGATCTTCGTCGAGAATAGTGGACACTGGCGGAGGAGTCCGCCGTCCTTGAGGTAGGGGACGAGCGGTCCGTCTTCTGGGACGAACCGCCCGTCCGAGCCCCGCACTCCGAACCACCGTCGGCGATTGGTCTCGTACAGGTCCTGTGCAGCGGGAACGTACCTGCCGGTATCGCCTGCGTACATCAGGTTGGCCTGCACGAGTTGCCTTAGGTTGGCAGCGCACTTCGCGTCGTGGCTACGTTGCCGCGCTGATGCAAACACGGGGAACAGGATGCCCGCCAGGATCGCGATGATGGCTATCACCACGAGCAGTTCGATCAACGTGAAAGCCCTTCTGCTATCCACGTCCGCTCGGAGGCACCTCGTTCTTAGATTCGCCGCGGGGTACCGGCGTCGTTGTGAGCAGGCCTTCTGGGTGGACGATGGCGATCGCGTCCACCTCTGTGGACGACGGCCCGAAGATGGGGTGGAAGGAGTTCAGCGCGTGGGTGATGCGCACGAAGTGCACCTCCTTGAGAAAAACGCGCAGACCCGTCACCCAATCCACGGCCCAGTCGAGGTCCATCGCATCGCCGCCCGCGGAAACGGGGTCGATTCCCGGTGTCAGCGGGTCGTCGGGGATGAGAGGGTTACCGGTGTTGTCCGTCGGCGTACAGTCCGCATAGCTCCAGGGCACCTCTGGCTCGAACCAGCCATAGAAGTACGGGTCGAGCGGGAACGGAGGCAACGGGAAGCCGCGGAGCAGGTACCACCGGTCCGCCGCGCTCGGAACGCCGTTGCCATCCACATCCACTCCGACTTCGACGAATCCCGGCTCGCGCCATACCTGCAGCGGGTCTCCGCCCATGTAGAAGGCGTTGCCGAAGATGATGAAGTCCGGTCCGGGGCCGTTTCGGATAGGCCGGTCGAAGCCCACGGTCACGTAGCCTCCCCAGCCGAAGGAGAACAGGTCGCTGTTGTCGGGTACCGACGGTGTTGCGTTAGGCGACGGGTAGCCTAGCACTTTGGTCGCATCCACGTTGTATCCCGGCACGCCATTCACGCCGCTGTAGTCGAACAGCTTGGTTGCGAAGTCGGACGGGCCGAAGATGCCTTGGTACAGGATAGCGAGCGCGGGGAGGATCACCTGCGCTTCCTCATGAGTGCGAGCGCGGGCAGAAGCAAGGCGATGGCTCCCGGCTCGGGTACCGGCGTTATGCCGAAGATGCCACCCACCTCGGTGAACGTGCCGTTCACCAACAGCAACCCCGTACCGGAGAAGGGCTCGAAGCCGGTACCCGTGTAGGCCAAGAAGGTTGGGAATGGCCAGGGGCCGCTAAAAGTACCCAGCGTCTCGCCGTTTATGGTGATGGTGGTGCCCGTCGTAGCGACGAGGTCGCCCTCGGTGTCGAACAGGATGTCCACCACACCGGAACCACCGCCTCCAGCCAACGAGATTGCTCCCAGGTAGCTCCCGTCCGAGGCGAAGCGATGGACTAGACCCGGGTTGCCCATGAAGAAGGGATCGTTGTTATCGGCGACATAGAGAACGTCGTTCAGGAAGGCAACGCCCCCTAGATAGCCGGTGCCTAGGGAGGTGGCGAAGATGGTCGCGGTGCCGGACTGAACATGGTACACCGTCCCGGTTCCCGGATCGGTTGCGCCCGTAGCAAACAATTCGCCGCCGAAACCGAGGGTCAAACCGGAGATGCTCGGAATGGAACCGACCGGAGCCAGCGCCGTGACGGTCGTTCCCACCGAAGCGTAAACGGTGTCCATGTCACCGTTCTCGGCGATGAAAAGGGTGTCGTCGTCTTGCCAGGTCAGCGCCGCCAAGAACTGCCAGTTGTGGCCGCTCGGAGCGGTGATAGTGTAGAGCAGGTTCCGCCCGGGAAGGACGCTGTCGAACACGCGTACCACGGCGCCTCCACCGAAGGCATCTTCGCCCACGGCGAGCTTGCCGGAAGGTGAGACAGCGATGGCGGAACCGTTGATGTCGAGATCGACCGTGCGATAGCCGATTGCAGGGGTGAATGCATTGACCGTAACGGCGACGGCCGCGCATAGCGTGATGGCCAGTACTCGATTCATGGTTCTCCTATGTATCGAGCCGGGCGCCGGTTCGGGAAACGGGGCAAACGAAAACCCCGCTCCTCGCTTTGGGACGGGGTCTGCTAGAGCTGCTGCGCAGTCACCCTCTCAAGCGCGAAGAGGTTACCGTGACCGGCTGCGTGGTGGCGGTCGGGCTGAGCGAGGTTATCGCAACACCGTAGCGGCACTGCGCCGGATTCTCACCGGCTTCCCCGTGGCCACGCAACCCAGCGATTTGCTTGTTGGAATTATCATACCACAAACCTCCTCGCTATGGTCGAGGGTACGGGTTGGGGACTGTGCGAGCCCGCTCGCGCTTTTTCGCTGTCCATCTGGAGGGATGGGGACACTGACAAGGGCAATGCCTCCGTCAGCGAGAGTTTCGCGACACTCGCTCGGAGAAATGAACTTAATCCCCGCCCTCTCCCTCCCGCATGCGCGAGGACGAGCTTCCGCTACATTCCACAAGGGGAAGGCAGGGTCTCTCCGTTACTCGGTCGCCCCAAGGGATGAGAGACAGAAAGAAAGCCGATTGCGCCGTTGGCGATTCTCTTGCATGCTCCGCGTGAGATCACAATCCAGCGTAGCGCTGCAACTCCCGTACGGCGGGACATCCCCAGGGCACGGCTCTCGAATATCTCGCCAATGTCGCAGAGGTCGCCGGACTGCCACCCACAACGTGTATCCGCCTGAGCCGAATTTCGCGAATCGCCGAGCATTTCACTTGACAATTTGTTGACAAACCGGCGGTACTGTGTCAAAATGCCGTTCTCCCGTAGTCCCACCCACCACCGCTGAGGCGACTGAGAGGCTGTCGCCCGACGAAGGACCACGAAAGGTACCAGTCATGACTGAGGAAGGCGTCGTGTTGTTAACCGAAAAGGGCTACAAGCGGCTCAGTGATGAGCTGGCCCAGCTTACCGGCGTCAAGCGTCCCGAGATAGCCGAGCGAATCCGTGCTTCGAAGGAGCAGGGCGAGTTCGCCGACGACAACTCGGAGTTCGAGGAAGCCAAGCGCGAGCAGGCTCTCGTAGAGAGCCGAATCGCCGAGCTCAAGGAATTGCTCAGTTCGGCGCAGAAGCTCTCTATGCGCAACATTCCGACGGACCACGTCGGTATCGGCTCGGTGGTGGTCCTCAGGAACCTGAAGAAGCGCAGCGAGATACTCGAAGTTCGGGTCGTCACCGTGTTCGAGGCCGACCCAGACGAAGGCTCGATCTCCTCGGACAGCCCGTGGGGACAGGCGCTGATGGATCGTGCTGTCGGCGACAAGGTCGTCATCAATGCGCCCGCCGGGCAACTGCACTACGAGATCATCGAAATCAGGAAGAAGTAGGCGAGCCTATGGGCAAGGTGACCGAGGCAGTCGGTGAGAGAGAGGTCCGACTAGCCAAGCTCGCGGCGCTCCGAGAGATGGGGCGTGACCCCTATCGGATCGAACGGTTCGACCGCACACATCTGCTCCAAGAGGTGCACGACTGTTTTGCACGACTCGAGGGCCAGCCCGTTGCGGTTGCGGGCAGAGTGGTGTCGCACCGGTCCATGGGCAAGGTCGCGTTCGTACACCTATCCGACGCGACCGGCAAGCTGCAAATCTATTTCCGCAAGGATGACCTACCCGACGACTGGCCGGTAGTCGAGCAGGTTGACATCGGCGACTTGGTAGGGGTGCACGGCGAACCATTCGTCACGCGAACCGGGGAGCAGAGCGTGCACGCCCGCAAAGTGGACGTGCTGGCTAAGTGCCTGCAGACCCTTCCGCTCGGCAAGGAGAAGGAAGGGCATCAGTGGTACGGATTTCACGACCGAGAACAACGCTATCGCCATCGTCACCTCGACCTGATCGCGAACCGAGAATCCTTCGAGCGGCTCGTCGCCCGTTCTAGGATGGTCTCGGCTGTACGGGCGTTCCTGGACTCTGAAGGATTCTTGGAGGTCGAGACTCCCGTGTTGCAGTACGAAGCGGGAGGAGCGGCAGCGCGTCCGTTCATCACGCACCACAACGCGCTGGGCGTGGACCTCAAGCTCCGCATTTCTCTGGAGCTGTATTTGAAACGCCTGGTGATCGGTGGCATCGAGAAGGTGTACGAGGTGGGTCGGGTGTTTCGCAATGAGGGGATTTCCACCAAGCATTTGCCCGAGTTCACGCTGCTGGAGTTGTATCAGGCGTACGTTCAGCTCGAAGACATCATGACTCTGACGGAGAGATTGTTCCACCACGTAGCAGTCACCTGTTTCGGCGGCCCCGTGGTGAAGGTGGGCGATGCGGAGATTGACTTCTCTAAGCCGTGGCACCGCATGAAGCTGACCGACGCAATCGAAGAGCGCACGGGGGTCGGCAAGGAGGCGTTCGCCTCGTTGGAGAGTGCCAAGAAGGCTGGGGAGTCGCTCGGCCTGGATATGAGCACAGAGACCCTACCCGGCGGCATCATGGAGAAGCTGATGGAGCGGTTCGTCCAGCCGCACCTGATCCAGCCAACCTTCCTGACCGACTATCCGCTCGACACTTCGCCGTTGGCCAAAAAGACGCAGGAGGACCCACGTTTCGTAAGGCGTTTCGAAGGCTTCGTGATGCGCCAGGAGGTGGCCAATGCCTTCAGCGAGCTGAACGATCCGATAGACCAGCGAGAGAGACTGATGCTGCAGGCAGCACAGCGAGAAGCCGGAGACGCAGAAGCGCATCCTTTGGACGAGGAGTTCGTTTACGCAATGGAAGCCGGCATGCCGCCCGCGGGCGGACTGGGGATCGGCCTGGATCGCATGGCCATCGTGCTGAGTGGCGCAGGTTCGATTCGCGACGTAGTGTTCTTCCCCACCCTGCGCCCCGAAGACCAGTCGGACGGCTAGCTCCCCGTGTTACAGCCCGCTGAGAAAGCTGAGGCCTGCACAGTCGCCGATCTCCGTGCGTGACCCGAAGAGGGCCCTGAGTTCGGAG encodes:
- a CDS encoding prepilin-type N-terminal cleavage/methylation domain-containing protein; translation: MDSRRAFTLIELLVVIAIIAILAGILFPVFASARQRSHDAKCAANLRQLVQANLMYAGDTGRYVPAAQDLYETNRRRWFGVRGSDGRFVPEDGPLVPYLKDGGLLRQCPLFSTKIGFSLGAGGYVYNYIAAGSNVWDMGFVPEAYHTSRREGSIARATQVAMFADGALDIGSPQGLAEYTFLEPPDEVLRRMGSPYSMDPSLHFRHSGRVLVGYVDGHVGAARLARSVVKSGVYPRANPAAHGLGWMGPFDSETPYDPL
- a CDS encoding transcription elongation factor GreA; translation: MTEEGVVLLTEKGYKRLSDELAQLTGVKRPEIAERIRASKEQGEFADDNSEFEEAKREQALVESRIAELKELLSSAQKLSMRNIPTDHVGIGSVVVLRNLKKRSEILEVRVVTVFEADPDEGSISSDSPWGQALMDRAVGDKVVINAPAGQLHYEIIEIRKK
- the lysS gene encoding lysine--tRNA ligase, whose protein sequence is MGKVTEAVGEREVRLAKLAALREMGRDPYRIERFDRTHLLQEVHDCFARLEGQPVAVAGRVVSHRSMGKVAFVHLSDATGKLQIYFRKDDLPDDWPVVEQVDIGDLVGVHGEPFVTRTGEQSVHARKVDVLAKCLQTLPLGKEKEGHQWYGFHDREQRYRHRHLDLIANRESFERLVARSRMVSAVRAFLDSEGFLEVETPVLQYEAGGAAARPFITHHNALGVDLKLRISLELYLKRLVIGGIEKVYEVGRVFRNEGISTKHLPEFTLLELYQAYVQLEDIMTLTERLFHHVAVTCFGGPVVKVGDAEIDFSKPWHRMKLTDAIEERTGVGKEAFASLESAKKAGESLGLDMSTETLPGGIMEKLMERFVQPHLIQPTFLTDYPLDTSPLAKKTQEDPRFVRRFEGFVMRQEVANAFSELNDPIDQRERLMLQAAQREAGDAEAHPLDEEFVYAMEAGMPPAGGLGIGLDRMAIVLSGAGSIRDVVFFPTLRPEDQSDG